The Fretibacterium sp. OH1220_COT-178 genome has a segment encoding these proteins:
- a CDS encoding MalY/PatB family protein: MAILFHDFDDITIRWGTDSKKYGLYPKDVIPMWIADSDFKSPQAVIDALAQRLQHGIFGYPSESQRLKKAVSLWEGKRHAFEVTPDWVTFIPGVVGGLVCAIRAFSRPGDKVLIQTPCYPPFAASIENNGRRVLCNPLLLKEERYEIDFGHFERLCQDSQTRLFILCNPQNPTGRVFSEFELREMARICMENDILILSDEIHCDIVYPPQQHIPMASLSPKIADYCVTFISASKTFNLPGFRTAVTIASNSILRSRIHDVLTANKATGQNIMGTLASCVAFESGTDYADQLVRYLKKNLDLAKVKLKKTKLRLVNPEGTYLLWLDCREVTEDPDKLMEFFVRKAKVGVQNGTDFGEEGRGFVRINIACPHSILDDALRRIQDCFEDGISQATVA; the protein is encoded by the coding sequence ATGGCCATCTTGTTTCATGATTTTGATGACATCACGATACGTTGGGGGACGGACTCTAAAAAGTATGGGCTTTATCCCAAGGACGTCATTCCGATGTGGATAGCCGACTCCGATTTTAAGAGTCCCCAAGCGGTTATCGACGCCCTTGCTCAAAGACTGCAACATGGCATTTTCGGTTATCCCTCGGAAAGCCAAAGACTTAAGAAGGCCGTTTCCCTTTGGGAGGGAAAGCGACATGCTTTTGAGGTGACACCGGATTGGGTAACTTTCATTCCCGGAGTTGTAGGAGGACTCGTATGCGCGATTCGCGCATTCAGTCGTCCAGGAGATAAAGTCTTGATTCAGACCCCCTGCTACCCACCTTTCGCTGCAAGTATCGAGAATAACGGCCGCAGAGTTCTTTGCAACCCTCTTCTGCTAAAGGAAGAGCGCTACGAAATCGACTTCGGGCACTTTGAAAGGCTATGTCAAGATTCTCAAACCCGTCTTTTCATCCTCTGCAACCCACAAAACCCAACCGGACGTGTTTTTTCAGAATTTGAGTTACGAGAAATGGCCCGAATCTGTATGGAGAACGATATCCTGATACTCAGTGACGAAATTCATTGTGACATCGTTTATCCACCCCAACAGCATATCCCCATGGCATCATTGTCCCCCAAAATCGCAGACTATTGTGTCACTTTTATCAGTGCTAGCAAGACCTTCAATCTCCCGGGATTCCGAACGGCAGTCACAATAGCCTCCAACTCCATTTTGAGGTCACGAATTCATGATGTGTTGACTGCGAATAAGGCTACCGGACAAAACATTATGGGGACCCTAGCGTCTTGTGTTGCCTTCGAGAGTGGCACAGATTACGCGGACCAATTGGTGCGCTACCTCAAAAAAAACCTTGATCTGGCAAAAGTAAAGCTGAAAAAAACGAAACTTCGACTTGTCAATCCAGAAGGCACCTATCTCCTATGGCTGGATTGTCGGGAGGTGACGGAGGACCCGGATAAGCTGATGGAGTTTTTTGTTCGAAAAGCAAAGGTAGGAGTCCAGAACGGGACCGATTTCGGAGAGGAGGGCAGAGGTTTCGTGAGAATAAATATCGCATGTCCACACTCGATTCTGGACGACGCACTGCGACGTATTCAAGATTGTTTTGAAGATGGTATAAGCCAAGCCACCGTTGCCTAA
- a CDS encoding DUF5058 family protein — MTETIQRINPKIWIFAIVLIGFVVLQAAVFLKIALNFNKKHHVLTSQEVKDAVKTGAVSVIGPALSVVLLAMTLITFVGPATTFMRVGVIGSASYELNIANTAADAIGVSLGTEAVTESVFTLCLFGMILASAPYFLNCFISLKPLDMAMKKAASKKISFTTYIGLAAAVGLIGRNTLNQMKSTPHVVAIVVSVILTLLMKSYIKRTGKKGLNNWILVICLIAGMTAAVLTKKYM, encoded by the coding sequence ATGACAGAAACAATCCAGAGAATCAATCCCAAAATTTGGATCTTCGCGATCGTTCTTATTGGTTTTGTGGTCCTTCAGGCAGCAGTTTTCCTGAAAATAGCTTTAAACTTCAACAAAAAGCATCACGTACTCACGTCTCAGGAGGTTAAAGACGCCGTTAAAACAGGTGCGGTATCTGTTATCGGTCCAGCGCTCAGCGTTGTTCTTCTTGCTATGACCCTGATCACTTTCGTAGGACCAGCAACGACTTTTATGAGAGTAGGGGTAATAGGATCCGCCTCCTATGAACTCAACATAGCCAATACGGCAGCAGATGCCATCGGAGTTTCGCTGGGGACAGAGGCCGTTACGGAATCGGTCTTTACCCTCTGTCTATTCGGTATGATCCTTGCTTCCGCCCCATATTTCCTCAACTGCTTCATTAGCCTGAAACCTCTCGACATGGCTATGAAGAAAGCCGCTTCAAAGAAAATTTCTTTCACTACATATATAGGCCTAGCCGCAGCCGTTGGTTTGATTGGGCGAAATACGCTAAATCAAATGAAGAGCACGCCGCACGTCGTGGCCATCGTAGTCTCAGTGATTTTGACACTACTCATGAAAAGCTATATCAAGAGAACCGGAAAGAAAGGGTTGAACAACTGGATCCTCGTAATATGTCTCATCGCGGGCATGACTGCTGCTGTCCTGACAAAAAAATATATGTAG
- a CDS encoding dipeptidase: MKFIDMHCDILLKYCEPNDIKGDLYENPHMFDLKGCRAAGGIGQFFAIFFLAPTSPRLARIQPITDQEYFDRLYTVFKNTLKRHEELIAFAGNAKDMAHNEAMGKLSAFLTVEDGRLINGQLQKLKEFYDLGVRLITLTGNQRNCLGAPNSRDANIMAEGLTAFGKEAVHWMMDNGILVDVSHLSDGGFYDVLAISTKKGIPFVASHSNCRSLAAHPRNLTDEMIKEIGRTGGLIGVNFGPEFLNKDQENKHSSTDSIVAHMKRIKNLAGIESVALGSDFDGIHGSFDIPHVSHMSTLFQAMEENGFSLDEIEKIAWKNVSRIILQCMK; the protein is encoded by the coding sequence ATGAAGTTCATCGATATGCATTGTGATATTCTCTTGAAATATTGCGAGCCCAACGATATCAAGGGAGATCTTTATGAAAATCCCCATATGTTTGACCTTAAAGGCTGCAGGGCCGCTGGAGGAATCGGACAGTTTTTTGCCATTTTCTTCCTGGCTCCCACTTCCCCTCGCCTTGCAAGGATTCAACCCATCACCGATCAAGAGTATTTTGATCGACTCTACACGGTTTTCAAAAATACTCTCAAACGTCACGAAGAACTCATCGCCTTTGCCGGAAACGCCAAGGACATGGCACACAATGAAGCGATGGGGAAATTATCCGCCTTTCTTACGGTAGAGGACGGACGTCTTATCAATGGGCAGCTCCAAAAACTAAAAGAGTTTTATGATTTAGGAGTTCGTCTGATCACCCTGACCGGCAATCAGCGAAATTGTCTGGGAGCTCCTAATTCCAGGGACGCCAATATCATGGCAGAAGGCTTAACTGCATTCGGAAAAGAGGCCGTTCACTGGATGATGGATAACGGAATTCTGGTGGACGTCTCCCATCTCTCGGACGGAGGGTTTTATGACGTCTTGGCTATAAGCACAAAGAAGGGGATCCCTTTTGTTGCCTCTCATTCCAATTGCAGATCATTGGCTGCGCATCCTCGCAACCTTACAGACGAAATGATAAAGGAGATCGGCAGAACGGGAGGCCTTATAGGGGTCAACTTCGGGCCAGAGTTTCTCAATAAAGACCAAGAGAACAAACACAGCAGCACGGATAGCATTGTGGCTCACATGAAGCGGATAAAAAATCTGGCGGGAATTGAAAGTGTTGCACTAGGCTCCGATTTCGATGGCATCCATGGATCTTTTGATATTCCCCATGTCTCTCACATGAGCACTCTGTTTCAAGCCATGGAAGAAAACGGCTTTTCCTTAGATGAAATAGAAAAGATCGCTTGGAAAAACGTCTCTCGAATTATATTGCAGTGCATGAAATAA
- a CDS encoding TRAP transporter large permease, which yields MTLLLGSMLLLMAMGIPVAFAIAVSGASYLLIFESVPITAIAQRMVVGVDSFTLLAIPLFLLAGTLMAKGDITPKIMRLASILVGRIPGGLAMVLVVSCMLFGAISGSGIADVAAIGSIVVPMMRQQKYNMSFTASLLGCAGSLGTIIPPSIVMVVLGVTMGVSIGRLFLAGILPGILLGVGLMALSWYFARKEGYPCGAKPTWPEVAQTLKEAVLPMGAPLIIVVGFRSGIFTATETGAIAALYALVLSAFVYRKLSLRDFWDVCHSVALTSAAVLLIISSASLFGWILALEEIPQKVAQTILSISDNYWVVLLFFNLLLLVLGTFMESIAIIIIIVPVFMPVMKQLGVDPIHLGVMIAVNLAIGANSPPLGVDLMTACKITETRYSDSFRYIYPFLGVMGLVLLLIILFPGVSTWIPNAVIR from the coding sequence ATGACGCTGCTGCTGGGCTCCATGCTCCTGCTGATGGCGATGGGCATACCGGTCGCCTTCGCCATCGCCGTCTCGGGCGCGTCGTACCTGTTGATCTTCGAGTCCGTCCCCATAACGGCCATCGCGCAGCGCATGGTCGTGGGGGTGGACTCCTTCACGCTCCTGGCGATCCCGCTCTTCCTTCTGGCGGGTACGCTCATGGCCAAGGGCGACATCACGCCCAAGATCATGCGGCTGGCCTCGATCCTGGTGGGGCGGATCCCCGGGGGGCTCGCCATGGTGCTGGTGGTCTCGTGCATGCTGTTCGGGGCCATATCGGGGTCGGGCATCGCGGACGTGGCCGCGATCGGCTCGATCGTGGTCCCCATGATGCGCCAGCAAAAGTACAACATGTCCTTCACCGCGTCGCTCCTGGGCTGCGCGGGCTCGCTGGGGACCATCATCCCGCCCAGCATCGTCATGGTCGTCCTGGGCGTGACCATGGGCGTCTCCATAGGAAGGCTCTTTCTGGCGGGAATCCTGCCGGGCATTCTGCTGGGCGTGGGGCTGATGGCGCTCTCCTGGTACTTCGCCAGAAAGGAGGGCTATCCCTGCGGGGCCAAGCCCACCTGGCCGGAGGTGGCCCAGACCCTCAAGGAGGCCGTCCTGCCCATGGGGGCTCCCCTCATCATCGTCGTGGGGTTCCGGAGCGGGATCTTCACCGCAACGGAAACGGGCGCGATCGCGGCCCTCTACGCCCTCGTCCTGTCGGCCTTCGTCTACCGCAAGCTCTCGCTTCGGGACTTTTGGGACGTCTGCCATTCCGTGGCCCTCACCAGCGCCGCGGTGCTCCTCATCATCTCGTCGGCCTCCCTCTTCGGGTGGATCCTGGCCCTGGAGGAGATCCCGCAGAAGGTGGCGCAGACGATCCTGTCGATATCGGACAACTATTGGGTCGTGCTGCTCTTCTTCAACCTGCTGCTGCTGGTGCTGGGGACGTTCATGGAGTCCATCGCGATCATCATCATCATCGTCCCCGTCTTCATGCCGGTGATGAAGCAGCTGGGCGTGGACCCCATCCACCTGGGCGTCATGATCGCGGTGAACCTGGCGATCGGCGCGAACTCGCCCCCGCTGGGCGTGGACCTGATGACGGCGTGCAAGATCACGGAGACCCGGTACTCGGACTCGTTCCGCTACATCTATCCCTTCCTGGGGGTGATGGGGCTGGTTCTGCTGCTCATCATCCTCTTCCCCGGGGTTTCCACCTGGATCCCGAACGCCGTGATCCGTTAG
- a CDS encoding TRAP transporter small permease, which yields MRIFDRLLRPFLILVVLLIFLEVVLEVASRFIFHNPLPWGAEASQTLLVWMTFVGAAAAFLRGEHIGIEMLVERLPRTARKVLIRLNVLIILAFLGYGIRSGCRVVARVWDDVTASLQISAGILYLALPVGFGLMALFGLWMLITGREGLETERHPS from the coding sequence ATGAGGATATTCGATCGGCTCCTCAGGCCCTTTCTGATTCTTGTCGTGCTTCTGATCTTTCTCGAGGTCGTGCTCGAGGTCGCGTCGCGCTTCATCTTTCACAATCCCCTGCCCTGGGGCGCCGAGGCCAGCCAGACGCTGCTGGTGTGGATGACCTTCGTGGGCGCCGCGGCGGCGTTTCTGAGGGGCGAGCACATCGGCATCGAGATGCTGGTCGAGCGTCTGCCCCGCACCGCCCGCAAGGTGCTGATCCGTCTGAACGTCCTGATCATCCTGGCGTTCCTGGGCTATGGGATCCGCAGCGGCTGCAGGGTCGTGGCGCGGGTCTGGGACGACGTCACCGCATCCCTCCAGATCTCCGCGGGCATCCTCTATCTGGCGCTTCCCGTGGGGTTCGGCCTGATGGCCCTCTTCGGCCTCTGGATGCTGATCACGGGCAGGGAGGGGCTGGAGACGGAGAGGCACCCGTCATGA
- a CDS encoding TRAP transporter substrate-binding protein codes for MRKFGFAVVALLLLAVPAFAGTTIRVGHVLNPDHPWNVALEGLASDLAGATEGRVTLKVFHSAQLGNEKDLIEGLKMGTIDGALVGGSSFQSLDPKFGIEELPYAFASHEQAYRAFDGKLGEVLFGILKGKGIVGLAWWENGFRHISNNKRPIDKPEDLAGIKIRVTPQKMRLDTFTALGASPMPIPFGELYSALQQGVVDAQENPLVIFVSNAFSEVQKHLSLTGHIWTSAVLCVGTDVWDRISEEDRKAFLTLAAKWRDEERRMIREADAALVEEIRKKGVDVREVDKAPFREAVQGVWKSFEPTFGEELMKLVREAGE; via the coding sequence ATGAGGAAATTCGGGTTTGCGGTTGTTGCGTTGCTGCTGCTGGCGGTGCCGGCGTTTGCGGGCACGACGATTCGGGTGGGCCACGTGCTGAATCCGGATCATCCGTGGAACGTCGCATTGGAGGGCCTGGCGTCCGATCTTGCCGGGGCGACGGAGGGCCGGGTGACGCTGAAGGTCTTCCACAGCGCCCAGTTGGGGAACGAGAAGGACCTGATCGAGGGGCTGAAGATGGGGACGATCGACGGAGCCCTGGTCGGGGGGTCCTCGTTCCAGTCCCTGGACCCGAAGTTCGGCATCGAGGAGCTGCCCTACGCCTTCGCGTCCCACGAGCAGGCGTACAGGGCCTTCGACGGCAAACTGGGGGAGGTCCTGTTCGGAATCCTGAAGGGAAAGGGCATCGTCGGCCTGGCCTGGTGGGAGAACGGGTTCCGCCACATCTCCAACAACAAGCGCCCGATCGACAAGCCCGAGGACCTGGCGGGCATCAAGATCCGGGTGACGCCCCAGAAGATGCGCCTCGACACCTTCACCGCCCTGGGCGCCTCGCCCATGCCCATTCCGTTCGGCGAGCTCTACTCCGCGCTCCAGCAGGGCGTCGTGGACGCCCAGGAGAACCCGCTGGTCATCTTCGTCTCCAACGCGTTCTCCGAGGTGCAGAAACACCTGTCCCTGACGGGGCACATCTGGACGTCGGCCGTGCTCTGCGTGGGGACGGACGTCTGGGACCGAATCTCCGAGGAGGACCGCAAGGCCTTTTTGACCCTGGCCGCGAAGTGGCGCGACGAGGAGCGGAGGATGATCCGCGAGGCGGACGCCGCCCTGGTGGAGGAGATCCGCAAGAAGGGCGTCGACGTGCGCGAGGTGGACAAGGCCCCCTTCCGCGAGGCGGTCCAGGGCGTCTGGAAGAGCTTCGAGCCGACGTTCGGAGAGGAGCTGATGAAGCTGGTCCGGGAGGCGGGCGAGTAA
- the thrC gene encoding threonine synthase gives MGILARYAELLPVTSATPPVSLEEGSTPLIALPRIGARLGITLYGKFEGCNPSGSFKDRGMVLAVAKALEEGKRALICASTGNTSASAAAYAASVGIPCFVLLPAGKVALGKLAQALMYGAKVIAVRGNFDRALELARTAAERTGCAMVNSVNPYRLIGQRTGAWEICEALGGRAPDWHAIPVGNAGNISAYWAGYSEYLGLGRIPRAPRMMGFQAAGAAPLVTGRPCPNPETVATAIRIGSPVSGHLARAAVSESGGEFNAVSDEEILAAQRLLASEGGVFAEPASCAPLAGLLALERAGRLPKGITVAMVLTGNGLKDPDTALSQTGRPVEIDDSLDALMDVLGTPS, from the coding sequence ATGGGCATTCTGGCACGTTACGCCGAGCTGCTTCCGGTGACGTCCGCGACGCCGCCCGTCAGCCTGGAGGAGGGCTCCACCCCGCTGATCGCCCTGCCGCGCATCGGGGCACGGCTCGGCATCACGCTCTACGGCAAGTTCGAGGGGTGCAACCCCTCGGGCTCCTTCAAGGACAGGGGCATGGTCCTGGCCGTCGCCAAGGCGCTGGAGGAGGGCAAGCGCGCCCTGATCTGCGCCTCGACGGGCAACACCTCCGCCTCGGCGGCCGCCTATGCGGCCTCCGTCGGCATCCCCTGCTTCGTCCTGCTCCCGGCCGGCAAGGTCGCTCTGGGCAAGCTGGCCCAGGCCCTGATGTACGGGGCGAAGGTCATCGCCGTGCGGGGCAACTTCGACCGCGCCCTGGAACTGGCGCGCACGGCGGCCGAGAGGACCGGCTGCGCCATGGTCAACTCCGTCAACCCCTACCGGCTCATCGGCCAGCGCACGGGCGCCTGGGAGATCTGCGAGGCCCTGGGCGGCAGGGCCCCGGACTGGCACGCCATCCCCGTCGGGAACGCGGGGAACATCAGCGCCTACTGGGCGGGCTACTCCGAGTACCTCGGCCTGGGCCGGATACCCCGCGCCCCCCGCATGATGGGCTTTCAGGCGGCGGGGGCCGCGCCGCTCGTCACGGGGCGCCCCTGCCCGAACCCCGAGACGGTCGCCACGGCCATACGCATCGGCAGCCCGGTCAGCGGCCACCTGGCCCGAGCGGCGGTGTCGGAGTCGGGCGGCGAGTTCAACGCGGTCTCCGACGAGGAGATCCTGGCCGCCCAGAGGCTTCTGGCCTCCGAGGGAGGAGTGTTCGCCGAACCCGCATCCTGCGCTCCCCTCGCGGGGCTCCTCGCGCTCGAACGCGCCGGGCGCCTGCCGAAGGGCATCACCGTGGCCATGGTCCTGACGGGCAACGGCCTGAAGGATCCGGACACGGCGCTCTCCCAGACGGGACGCCCCGTCGAGATCGACGACTCCCTCGACGCGCTGATGGACGTCCTGGGGACCCCGTCATGA
- the thrB gene encoding homoserine kinase: protein MKGAPLLSLRVPATSANLGSGFDTLGMALSLCNVFNVRELLPEGEFTCDVIGEGAYELTDAASNMVVRSYLRACAEWGLPARGLALECHNVIPLCRGLGSSSTAVVAGVALADAVSGKGADEAELLRVMTLIEGHPDNVVPCYVGGMTVCCWDGRDLRYVKLPPLPDDMHVVAAVPDVRVRTQEARQVLPELVQFGDAVFNLGRASLLCAAWATGRWDLLSWGMDDRLHQPYRSSLFPGGKAILERIRELPGCVAVAISGSGPTMVALVRGSPGAVASAMCRTFSEHDVPSQFFVLRGSSTGAAIERAAGGLPPAGGAGKNFISRDRS from the coding sequence ATGAAGGGCGCCCCCCTCCTCTCCCTGCGCGTCCCCGCCACGAGCGCGAACCTGGGCTCAGGCTTCGACACCCTGGGCATGGCGCTCTCCCTCTGCAACGTCTTCAACGTCCGAGAGCTGCTGCCCGAGGGGGAGTTCACCTGCGACGTCATCGGCGAGGGGGCGTACGAGCTGACCGACGCGGCCTCCAACATGGTGGTTCGGAGCTACCTCCGCGCCTGCGCGGAGTGGGGGCTCCCCGCCCGGGGCCTGGCCCTGGAGTGCCACAACGTCATCCCGCTCTGCCGCGGGCTCGGCAGCTCCTCCACCGCCGTCGTGGCGGGCGTGGCGCTCGCGGACGCCGTCTCGGGCAAGGGGGCGGACGAGGCCGAGCTGCTGCGCGTCATGACCCTGATCGAGGGGCACCCGGACAACGTCGTACCCTGCTACGTCGGGGGCATGACTGTCTGCTGCTGGGACGGCCGGGACCTGCGCTACGTGAAGCTTCCGCCCCTGCCGGACGACATGCACGTGGTGGCCGCGGTGCCGGACGTCCGGGTCCGTACCCAGGAGGCCCGCCAGGTCCTGCCCGAGCTGGTCCAGTTCGGGGACGCCGTCTTCAACCTGGGGCGCGCCTCCCTGCTCTGCGCCGCCTGGGCGACGGGCCGATGGGACCTGCTGTCCTGGGGGATGGACGACCGCCTGCATCAGCCCTACCGAAGCTCCCTCTTCCCCGGCGGCAAGGCCATCCTGGAGCGCATCCGGGAGCTTCCCGGCTGCGTGGCCGTCGCGATCAGCGGGTCGGGCCCCACGATGGTGGCGCTGGTGCGGGGCTCGCCCGGCGCGGTCGCCTCGGCGATGTGCCGCACGTTCTCCGAGCACGACGTGCCCTCGCAGTTCTTCGTCCTTCGCGGCTCCTCCACCGGAGCGGCGATCGAACGCGCCGCCGGCGGCCTGCCGCCGGCCGGAGGCGCGGGGAAAAATTTCATTTCTCGGGATAGGAGCTGA
- a CDS encoding ACT domain-containing protein, translating to MQKSTIESIRIDRGCARIILLGVPDLPGVAATVFSSLSEKNVGVEMIVQNNMRGGMTDMTFLIRKDRLDDAIPVCRAAAESIRAQGVSFNTEVASVSIQGRDLSSSPEIAAKMFATLASVNVNIGMITSSALAVTCVVDATAVDRAVEALEGTFGVKPA from the coding sequence ATGCAAAAGTCGACGATCGAAAGCATCCGGATCGACCGCGGGTGCGCCCGCATCATCCTGCTGGGCGTCCCCGACCTCCCGGGGGTCGCGGCCACCGTCTTCTCGTCCCTGTCCGAGAAGAACGTCGGAGTGGAGATGATCGTCCAGAACAACATGCGCGGCGGCATGACGGACATGACCTTCCTGATCCGCAAGGACCGTCTGGACGACGCCATCCCCGTCTGCCGGGCGGCCGCCGAGTCGATCAGGGCCCAGGGCGTCTCCTTCAACACGGAGGTGGCCAGCGTCTCCATCCAGGGCCGGGACCTGTCCTCCAGCCCGGAGATCGCCGCAAAGATGTTCGCCACTCTGGCGTCGGTGAACGTGAACATCGGGATGATCACCTCAAGCGCGCTCGCGGTCACCTGCGTCGTGGACGCCACCGCCGTGGACCGGGCCGTCGAGGCCCTGGAGGGGACCTTCGGGGTCAAACCCGCGTAG
- a CDS encoding sensor histidine kinase has protein sequence MKGRSLRVHLMSLYVLLAVLSGAIVPALGMRLTLSGFREYLERRRLSDLEALGQSLEALYREDGGWDRRRVMDVMRSSPRWGVPDIALWDADGNRLLPHGPGRGHGAHGRKVGGGKLAVVELNSGDRRIGLLEGSLQALPSRFDRDFVSRLARNTFLGALVMIAVACGLGYFVAGGLSRPVVRAAERARRISRGEYELDPEPPSGIREMDVLSRGVEDLGRSLAGQERLRRRLMVDIAHELRTPLTVVRSQLEAMADGIWEASPDRLALCVSEVGRLSALIGEVETLTHLEGEVLSVRVEDTDLAEFLRALLDALEPLFEGAEVALCRSLERDVRAEIDPERFRRVIDNLLSNALRYSDPGGRVEVRLLTRDGEAVIEVEDWGTGIAASDLPHVFDRFYRSDAARARATGGRGVGLAIAKAMVEAHGGTIAVSSTEGHGSRFAVTLPLAADAREMKTVKKDDKSID, from the coding sequence ATGAAGGGGCGCTCTCTCCGGGTTCATCTGATGTCCCTCTACGTCCTCCTGGCGGTGCTGAGCGGGGCGATCGTCCCGGCCCTGGGGATGCGCCTGACCCTTTCGGGGTTCCGGGAGTATCTGGAGCGTCGGCGGCTCTCCGACCTGGAGGCCCTGGGGCAATCCCTGGAGGCCCTTTATCGGGAGGACGGAGGCTGGGACCGAAGGCGCGTCATGGACGTCATGCGTTCCTCCCCGCGTTGGGGAGTCCCGGATATCGCCCTTTGGGATGCGGACGGGAACAGGCTTCTGCCCCATGGGCCCGGTCGGGGGCACGGAGCGCACGGGAGGAAAGTCGGGGGCGGCAAACTCGCCGTCGTCGAGCTGAACTCGGGCGACCGACGGATCGGTCTCCTGGAGGGGAGCCTCCAGGCTCTGCCCAGTCGTTTTGACCGGGATTTCGTGTCGCGCCTCGCCCGGAACACCTTCCTGGGGGCGCTGGTGATGATCGCCGTGGCCTGCGGGCTGGGGTATTTCGTCGCCGGAGGGTTGAGCCGGCCCGTGGTACGGGCGGCCGAACGGGCACGGCGCATCAGCCGGGGGGAGTATGAGCTGGATCCGGAACCTCCGAGCGGCATCCGGGAGATGGACGTGCTGTCCCGCGGGGTGGAGGATCTGGGGCGCTCCCTGGCCGGACAGGAGCGGCTGCGCAGGCGGCTGATGGTGGACATCGCGCACGAGCTCAGGACCCCGCTGACGGTGGTGCGCTCTCAGCTGGAGGCCATGGCGGACGGGATCTGGGAGGCGAGCCCCGATCGGTTGGCGCTCTGCGTCTCCGAGGTGGGGCGTCTGAGCGCCCTGATAGGGGAGGTGGAAACCCTGACGCATCTGGAGGGCGAGGTTCTGTCGGTCCGCGTCGAGGATACGGACCTCGCCGAGTTCTTGCGGGCTCTTCTGGATGCTCTGGAGCCGCTCTTCGAGGGGGCGGAGGTGGCGCTTTGCCGCAGCCTCGAGCGGGACGTCCGGGCGGAGATCGATCCCGAACGGTTTCGCCGCGTGATCGACAACCTGCTCTCGAATGCGCTGCGCTATTCGGACCCCGGGGGACGCGTGGAGGTGCGGCTGCTCACCCGCGACGGCGAGGCCGTGATCGAGGTCGAGGACTGGGGGACGGGAATCGCCGCATCGGACCTTCCCCACGTCTTCGACCGCTTCTACCGATCGGACGCGGCCCGAGCCCGGGCGACCGGGGGCCGCGGCGTGGGGCTCGCCATCGCGAAGGCGATGGTGGAGGCCCATGGCGGGACGATCGCCGTGTCCAGCACGGAGGGGCATGGCAGCCGGTTCGCGGTGACGCTGCCCTTGGCGGCGGATGCAAGAGAAATGAAGACTGTCAAAAAAGACGACAAATCAATTGATTAA
- a CDS encoding response regulator transcription factor → MRLLIVEDEPAIAEVVVAYAAREGYETLWAADGEAAMSHWKSEGADLVVLDLMLPKLSGLEVCRRIRARSSVPIVMLTARGSEDDVVAGLDAGADDYVGKPFSPRVLMARIRAHLRPARESREAVGSGGLVRVGGRIEVDPQRVEIRKDGSAVPVTRSEFLVFSTLASRPVRTWSRDDIIRVALGDDYEGFDRTVDTYVKNLRRKLAEPGHENGWIRTVYGFGYRIDDADPEERS, encoded by the coding sequence ATGAGGCTTTTGATCGTCGAGGACGAGCCGGCGATCGCAGAGGTGGTGGTGGCGTACGCGGCTCGCGAGGGGTACGAGACCCTGTGGGCCGCGGACGGCGAGGCCGCGATGTCTCACTGGAAGAGTGAGGGGGCCGACCTCGTGGTTCTGGATCTGATGTTGCCCAAGCTGAGCGGATTGGAGGTGTGCCGGCGCATCCGAGCCCGCTCTTCCGTGCCCATCGTGATGCTGACGGCCAGGGGCAGTGAGGACGATGTCGTTGCAGGGCTCGATGCCGGAGCGGACGATTATGTCGGCAAACCCTTCAGTCCCCGGGTCCTCATGGCTCGGATCCGTGCGCACCTCCGCCCGGCGCGGGAATCGAGGGAGGCCGTGGGCAGCGGCGGATTGGTGAGGGTGGGCGGGCGCATCGAGGTCGACCCGCAGCGGGTGGAGATCCGAAAGGACGGCTCGGCGGTCCCCGTCACGCGCAGCGAGTTCCTGGTCTTCTCGACCCTGGCCTCCCGGCCCGTGAGGACCTGGTCGCGGGACGACATCATCCGCGTCGCTCTGGGCGACGATTACGAGGGGTTCGACCGCACGGTGGACACCTACGTCAAGAACCTCAGGCGCAAGCTGGCAGAGCCGGGGCACGAGAACGGCTGGATACGCACCGTCTACGGTTTCGGCTACAGGATCGACGACGCCGATCCGGAGGAGCGGTCATGA
- a CDS encoding methylated-DNA--[protein]-cysteine S-methyltransferase — translation MRDAAADGSGNPFENALPVGIHTLASDGDSLVGLCPNGQKHHGASRAVGHNPISVIIPCHRVVGADGSLTGYAGGIPTKVRLLDPEDVGMDRLFAPPKGTAL, via the coding sequence ATGAGGGACGCAGCGGCGGACGGGAGCGGGAATCCGTTCGAAAACGCGTTGCCCGTGGGGATCCATACCCTCGCATCCGACGGGGACAGCCTGGTCGGCCTGTGCCCGAATGGGCAAAAACATCACGGGGCGAGCCGGGCGGTGGGACACAACCCCATATCCGTCATCATTCCCTGCCATCGGGTCGTGGGGGCGGACGGCAGCCTGACGGGATACGCCGGCGGCATCCCGACGAAGGTGAGGCTGCTGGATCCGGAGGACGTCGGCATGGACCGCCTGTTTGCGCCCCCAAAAGGGACCGCTCTGTAG